The Thermococcus henrietii genome segment CCACTCTACAAGGTCTACATAGAGGGCCAGGAAAGGTGGATTTGCGAGAGCTGTAAGGACAGTCTCAACCTTTAGCCCCTCAGCTCTCTCATTATCTCATCGAGGATTATTCCGAACTCCCTGTTCCTGTTCTCAACGCTTAGAATATGGGTCCTTCCAAGGGGCCTGAACTTGTCAATCATCCTCCTGTGGACGACCGCCAGAAGGGGTTTGTCCGAGTTCAGCACCTCGCCGACTGCCTTCACGAACTCGTCGCTCTTATACTCCATCGGGCCTATTTCGTCTATTACAACCAAATCCGCCTCGACCAGCGCGCGCCTTATTGCTGAAACACCAACCCGTTCAAGCTCATCAACGTGGACGACGTACTTTCCGAAGGGAACCCCTGGCAAGTGCGACGTTCCGCGCAGGCTTGCGAGCGTTCCCTCCTCACCGGTGTCGAGGGCGATGATTTTGAAGCCTATTCTCCTTCCGTTTCGCCTGACTTCCTTCGTTATCATGCCCCCAACGATGTAGCCCCACCTCTCGACTTCCCTCGCGACCCTCTCGACGAGCGTCGTCTTCCCAACCCCTGCCGGGCCGGTCACGAAAACCCTGACCATTTTTCATCACCGAAGGAGCTTTAAGTTCCTCCCTTAAACCCTTTGGGGTGGTCGCGGTGGAGATAAGGTATAAACCTGAAGAACTCACGAGGCTCCCGAGGAGCGTTCGCTACGAGACTGGAAAGGTTATCATGATTGACCAGACGCTCCTGCCAAGGGAGTTCAAGACCATCGAGCTGAGAACAGTTGATGAAGTAGCTGAGGCAATCATCACGATGAAGGTGCGCGGTGCTCCGGCCATTGGAGCGGCGGCTGCTTTCGGTCTTGCCCTCTACGCGGACACGAGTAAAGCCAGAACCAAGGACGAGTTCATGGACGGCTTTTACAAGGCCTACGACCGGCTGAGGAACACGCGCCCCACCGCCGTAAACCTCTTCTGGGCGCTCAACAGGATTAAGAAGCTCGTCGAGGAAAACGCCGAGAGTCCGCTGGAGGAAATAAAGAAGCTCATAGTTGCCGAGGCGCAGAGGATAGCGGACGAAGACGTCGAGGCGAACCTAAGGATGGGTCACTACGGCGCTGAGGCCCTGCCTGAGGGCAACGTTCTCACCCACTGCAACGCCGGGAGCTTGGCTACCGTCCAGCTCGGGACCGTTGGGGCTGTTCTGCGCGTGATGAACAAAGACGGAACGCTGAAGCTCCTCTGGGTGGACGAGACGAGACCCGTCCTTCAGGGGGCCAGGCTTTCAGCCTGGGAGTACCACTACGATGGAATTCCGCTGAAACTAATAGCGGACAACATGGCCGGTTTTGTTATGCAGCAGGGGAAGGTTGACGCGATAATAGTCGGCGCGGACAGGATAGTGGCCAACGGCGACTTCGCCAACAAGATAGGCACCTACACACTGGCGGTTCTCGCGAAGGAGCACGGAATACCGTTCTTCACGGTTGCACCGCTCTCGACGATAGACATGAGCCTGAAGAGCGGGAAGGAGATACCAATTGAGGAGCGGAAGCCGGAGGAAGTTTTGACCTGCGGCGGTTGCAGAATCGCTCCAGATGTGGACGTTTACAACCCGGCCTTCGACGTTACACCGCACAGGTATCTGACCGGCATAATAACCGACAGGGGCGTCGTTTACCCGCCGTTTGAGAGGAACCTGAAGAAGTTGTTCAAGGGACAGGAATGAGCTATTTCTTTCCTTTTAGTTTCCCAAGCAACTCCCTAATCCTTCTCAGAACAGATTTCTCTTCCTCAACATCCTCGACGAAAACACCCTCTATTTCGCCGATGCGCTCCTCGAAGGCCGGCAGGAGAAGGCCGACCAGCTCAAGTGGTTCGAGGCAGGGGCAGTCAACAGAGTAATCGAACGGTTCTCCGTCAGGAAACTCCGCCCTGAGCGTTAGACCCCCTTTCGCCTTCTTGACCTCAAAACGGGCGGTGCCGTTCTTTCCGACGACCTTTCCCCTGACGAGCATCGAAGGTAGTGCGAAGGGGAAACTTAAAGGCCTTTTTTGAACGGAGGGTTAAAAACGGGAGGTTAAAGTTCCTTTTCGAGGATGAAGGCCCTCTCACGGTAGCCCCTGCGCCTGTACCAGTTCAAGGCAGGGTTGTCGAGCTCGACGCGGAGCGAGACCTTTGAGGCTCCTTTCTCCCTCGCCCAGTCCTCGGCCCTTTCGAGGAGCGCCGAGCCGATTCCGAGGCCACTAATTTTCGTCTCGACGTCAAGGATGTATGCCGTTGGCACGAAGTCAACGGTGTCCTCCATGATGCAGACCCAGACGTGGCCGAGGTACCTCCCGTAGGGGTCCACCGCAACAAAAAACTTGTGCTCACCATGAGCCAAGAGGCGGTTTATGACCCTTGAGTAGGCGGAGACGTAGTCCTCATCGCTCAGTTCCGCCCTTGAAAAGCCCCTGCTGACATCCATGTCGTACTCGAAGATTTCGTCGAGGTAGGACTCGCCGTCAACCACTTTGAAGTCCCTCGCCGTCTCTTCAATCGGCGGGAGCTTTTCCTTCGGTTTCTTCCCCAAGAACACCCCTGACAGCCTCCTCACGCGTTATCCTCACCCATTTGTTCCCCTTCAGGTAGGCGTAACCCCTAGTGTAGCCTTCAAAAATCGAGTAGAGTTTTTCTCTGAACTCCTGGGGAATTGCATCAATCCTTGAGCTTTTCCCGTCGAAGTGCACCATCTCCACGTGCCAGTGGGGCTTTCCATCGAGCGGGAAGTTGGGAAAGCGGCGCTTTATTAGGTAGAGCGAGTGTTCGAGCTCATCGCGGTCGAGCCTTACGAGGCCCTTCCTCAGCCTTTCAGGGAGCGTGACTATGTGCCAGTCCCTGTACTTAATCAACCTCGGATTGATGCCGTTGGCGAGCAGGAAGGTAAGGATTCCGTTGCACTTGAAGCAGGTTCCGCAGGGAACGTAGTCGTTGCCCTCCCTGTGGACCGAGTGACAGCTCCTCTGGAGGGCGAAGAGTTCTGGATAGCGGCTGTGGAGAATTCTCTCCACTATGAGACCCGTCAAAGGCCTCACCGCCGACCACTGGCGGATTTTAAGGCCCCTCTCAGCGAACCAGCGCGTCATGTAGAGCTCGAAGTCCTGGCTCTGGTCGTAGGTGGCGTTGTAGTGCTCTATCCCGTGAAACGGTTCATAAGAGCGGGGGTCGTCGTACTCGTTGCCGAAGAGCAGGTTGCCGATGGAGTACTTGTAGAGCAGCGGCAGGAAGGCGAAGGCGTAGCCCTCGAAGAAGAACAGCCTGATTGGATAAACCTCGGCCCTCTTCCTCCTCCCGACGCCGTGCAGGATTCTCATGTTCCGCTCTATGAAGGTGTAGAGCCTGTCGGCGTTGCTCCAGACTTTCCTTGTATTCGGTTCATTCTCCTCGAACCAGCGGTATGCAGGAACCGCCACGCGCCAGTGGGCACCGGATTCGTTGTAGAAGAACGGGTAAACCTCGCAGCCGAGCTCCTTCATGAGGCCGTAGGTCAAAAGGCTTTCCTTCCCGCCGCTGAGCATGACCGCACAGCGGGAGTAGTCGGGCTCGAAGTCTATCTCCTCTTCCTCGATTCCCTCTGGAGTTAGCTTCGCCATCGGCTCGGCCATCTCGGGCTTTATCTCCTTCGGCACAAACTCCGGCCTTAGGAACTCGCTCGGATTCGCGATTCTGTTCACGAAAATATCTCTCGCGGTCACGCGCATCATGTCCTCAAAGAACCTCATGTCCCTGCTATCGAGGGTGAACTCGAACCGAATTTCGGGCGTGAAGAGGCCGTAGTTTATAGCTGGGACGATGCTCATGAGCTTGGCAAAGGCTTCTATCTTAGGAATCCTCTCGCGGTAGGAGTGAACGAGCTCGTAGCCCTTTTCCTCGCCGTCAATTCCGAGGACGTAGCGCGCTTTGATGTGCCTCGAAGAAATCCTCGGCCGCTCTATGGCGATGTAGTCAAAGCACTTCAGCTCTGGCAGGCTCACGGCCCGTCACCTCCCGCCTGGAGAGCCGCAGGATAAGCCTCGCTATATCGCCGACCCCCTGGAGGAAGGGGACGCGCGTCATAATCCCTGTCGCGGCCTCGATGCGTTTCGCCCATTCAAGGGCCTCATCATCGCTCAGGCCGGAGGAGTTAATCGTTATCGCCACGGGCTTCTTCCCGCTGAGGAGCTCTATGAGCTGGATGTAAACTTCAAGCGGGGGAATCCTGAATTCGGGAAAGTCGTCGAAGGTCTTCCTCGCGGGGGCGTGCTGGAGGACGATGAAGTCGGGTCTCGCCGCGGCAATCAGGTCAAAGCCGCCGGGAAATGCCGGATGGAGAAGCGAGCCCTCGCCGTGGGTGACGATTACGTCTGGCCTCTCCTCAACCCAGGCGCGGTAGAAGACGTCCTCTATCGCCCCCGGCACGAAGTCGTCTATTATCGAGTCCGTGACTATAGCGTACCTGAAGCCCTGCATCCAGCCGGTCTGGCCCATCGCTATGAACTCGCTCTTTAAGCCGAGCTCTTTGAACGCCTCGTGGAGCATTATCGCAACGGTTCTCTTTCCTATCGCCGCATCCGTTCCGAGGACGGCCACCTTTACCGCTTTAACCTCCGCTATCTTCCCGGTGAAGGGAATCCTCATATTGTAGAAAATCTTCCTCACGTCAACTATCTCCACGCCGTAGCGCCTCGCGAGGTGCTTGAAGTAGGGGTCGTCGCTCAGGAACTCGTGGAGGCCGTTCACAACGCCGAGGCCGTTCCTTATTGCTTCTTCAACGATTTTCCGATAGTTCTCAGGCAGTTTTCCTCCCGGAGTTGCGACGCCGATGATGAGCCACTTTGCGTTTGGATTCTCGTGGAGCGCCTCCTCCAGAGAGGCATATATCGGGATTCCGCGCCTTATTCCGTCGAGGACTTCACCGGCGTCCCTACCGGCGAGCGTTGGATCTATTAGCCCCACGATTTTGAACTGCCTCGAATAACGCACGAGGCCGTGGGCGGTCTTTCCGTCGGTCGTTAGATAACGCCCCTCGGTAAGGATTAGCGCCTCATCCAACCCGGACACCCCCAGTGACGACGAGGACGAACCGTCCGTTCCTCAGGTTAAATTTCCTCACGAACTTCACGAGACCGGCCAGCACTAAAGCCGACGCGGGAAGGGGTCTTATCCCTGCCGCGACGCGCATCAGCTCGGCACACCTCAGGGCGGTGTCGTCGGCGAATCCGAAGACGTAGCCGTTTGACTCGCGGACGGCTTTCAGTGCTCCATCTGCATCGAAGGACCTCTCCGAAACGAGGGGCTCGTTGAGTTCAGTCTCCGCGAAGTCTTCGTTTCCATCGCCGTAGAACCTCCTCAGGATTTCGTTGCCAAAAGCGGTGGTCACGCCAACCATCCTCGGGGCCAGGCCAATGCTCCTGAACCCCTCCCAGAGGCCTGCCATCGTCGTCCCGTTGCCGAGGGGTACGAAGACCGTGGTGGGGTTTACCCTTGACGCAATCCAGAGGGCCATCTCGGAGTAGGCCCTTATGTCAACGGCGCGGTTGCTCCCCGGGTTGGCGTCGTAGAAGCCGTTTTCCCTCGCGAAGGCCCTGCTGGCCCTGACGGCCTCCTCGTAGGTGCCCGGAACCTCTACGACTTCTGCACCGAGTGCCTTCATCTCGGGAAGCCTTTCGAGGGTGTAGCCTCTGGGGACGAATATCACCGCTTTCAAACCCGCGAGGGCAGAGTAATAGGCTATCGCGGCGCCGTAGTTGCCGCACGTGCCGACCGTTATCCCCGGAAAACCGCGTTTAACGGCCTCACCAACGTGGGCAAGGGCAATCCTGTCCTTGTGGGTCCCTGTTGGGTTGACGCCCTCGTAGTCGACGTAGACCTCCCTAACGCCGAGGAGCTCCTCCAAAACCGTGGCGCGGAAGAGCCTGCCGAGGCCGCCGGGCCCCTCACCTGCCTCGGATTCACTCACTGAAAGGCCTTCTTTGGACCTATAAGATTCGGAACGGGCTGTTTTTATGGCTTCCATTGTTGAATTCCCCCAATATTTGGAATGGGGCATCATCGGGTTGGGCAATGGTATATAAACCTTTCTCCCAGATGAGGCCGTTTTTGAGGCCGAACTTTGTTCTCAACAGTTAAAAATTTTAGAAAACCGAATAATTGCCGTGAAAATGGAAAAGAAAAGTTTTTAACCCTTTAACCAACCGTAGAGTGCCCCTGAGCGGGGCGAGGTGGTTGAGATGTATCCACCGAGGAAGAAGGTTCAGCCCAAGGTTGAGGAGGAAGAGGAGGAGTTTGACCCCCTCGAGAGCGTCGAGGGCGCCTACGAGGACTTCGACGAATACGAGGAAGACTGGGAGGACGAGGAAGAGGACTGGAGCTGGGATGACGACGAGGACTGAGGGTTAGGTTTTTAAACCCTCTCCTTTTCTCCCGCGCCCATGGCGGTCAGTCAGAAACGCAAGAGAACGAACCTGAAGAAGCTTGAGAGAAAGAGCCAGATGAGACACCGGCCGAATCCGGAGAGGTGGTTTTACTCCTTCATCCCATTCAAGGTCTCAACCGGCGGAGCGGCTCCCCTGATTCCCCTCCTCACAATGGAGCTCGGTGGTGGCCCGAGGGAAGTCGGCCTCGTGAACGCGGTCGGAAGTCTGTCCTCGATGCTCGGTGGCCTCTTCTGGGGAAAGCTCAGCGACAGGCT includes the following:
- a CDS encoding NTPase; translation: MVRVFVTGPAGVGKTTLVERVAREVERWGYIVGGMITKEVRRNGRRIGFKIIALDTGEEGTLASLRGTSHLPGVPFGKYVVHVDELERVGVSAIRRALVEADLVVIDEIGPMEYKSDEFVKAVGEVLNSDKPLLAVVHRRMIDKFRPLGRTHILSVENRNREFGIILDEIMRELRG
- the mtnA gene encoding S-methyl-5-thioribose-1-phosphate isomerase; its protein translation is MEIRYKPEELTRLPRSVRYETGKVIMIDQTLLPREFKTIELRTVDEVAEAIITMKVRGAPAIGAAAAFGLALYADTSKARTKDEFMDGFYKAYDRLRNTRPTAVNLFWALNRIKKLVEENAESPLEEIKKLIVAEAQRIADEDVEANLRMGHYGAEALPEGNVLTHCNAGSLATVQLGTVGAVLRVMNKDGTLKLLWVDETRPVLQGARLSAWEYHYDGIPLKLIADNMAGFVMQQGKVDAIIVGADRIVANGDFANKIGTYTLAVLAKEHGIPFFTVAPLSTIDMSLKSGKEIPIEERKPEEVLTCGGCRIAPDVDVYNPAFDVTPHRYLTGIITDRGVVYPPFERNLKKLFKGQE
- a CDS encoding GNAT family N-acetyltransferase, which codes for MFLGKKPKEKLPPIEETARDFKVVDGESYLDEIFEYDMDVSRGFSRAELSDEDYVSAYSRVINRLLAHGEHKFFVAVDPYGRYLGHVWVCIMEDTVDFVPTAYILDVETKISGLGIGSALLERAEDWAREKGASKVSLRVELDNPALNWYRRRGYRERAFILEKEL
- a CDS encoding DUF1611 domain-containing protein — its product is MDEALILTEGRYLTTDGKTAHGLVRYSRQFKIVGLIDPTLAGRDAGEVLDGIRRGIPIYASLEEALHENPNAKWLIIGVATPGGKLPENYRKIVEEAIRNGLGVVNGLHEFLSDDPYFKHLARRYGVEIVDVRKIFYNMRIPFTGKIAEVKAVKVAVLGTDAAIGKRTVAIMLHEAFKELGLKSEFIAMGQTGWMQGFRYAIVTDSIIDDFVPGAIEDVFYRAWVEERPDVIVTHGEGSLLHPAFPGGFDLIAAARPDFIVLQHAPARKTFDDFPEFRIPPLEVYIQLIELLSGKKPVAITINSSGLSDDEALEWAKRIEAATGIMTRVPFLQGVGDIARLILRLSRREVTGREPARAEVL
- a CDS encoding pyridoxal-phosphate dependent enzyme; translated protein: MSESEAGEGPGGLGRLFRATVLEELLGVREVYVDYEGVNPTGTHKDRIALAHVGEAVKRGFPGITVGTCGNYGAAIAYYSALAGLKAVIFVPRGYTLERLPEMKALGAEVVEVPGTYEEAVRASRAFARENGFYDANPGSNRAVDIRAYSEMALWIASRVNPTTVFVPLGNGTTMAGLWEGFRSIGLAPRMVGVTTAFGNEILRRFYGDGNEDFAETELNEPLVSERSFDADGALKAVRESNGYVFGFADDTALRCAELMRVAAGIRPLPASALVLAGLVKFVRKFNLRNGRFVLVVTGGVRVG